In Leptospira ellinghausenii, the genomic stretch AGTTTAACAGGTGGTGGACCAGCTCCAAAACTCCCACCAGACTCACCGTATAGAACTGATATTCCTGAACTATCGGATATTATCACTTACAATGTGGCTGGTGACGTTGATCCAAACTTGCCAACTAACTTAAATTCGTTTGCTACTACATCTCGAAAAATCATCGAAGAAGACAAAGCTTACAAACGATAAACCAACATAACCACTAAGTGAATAGATCCGCTATTCTCTTGGTGGTTATTAATGAATTAATACAGAAACAGGGAAAGTTTTATGAAATATATAGTTCAATTTTTATTCGGAAGTTTATTACTAACAAATATCATACTTGCATCTGGTGGTATCGGTGGTGGTGGGATCGCCAATATTCCCCAAGGCCAAGATCGTGAGAAATACCATTTAGGGAAAGCAATCTTCAACCAAGAGCTTAGTCTTGAAAAGCAAACAAATATTAACGCCAATGATCAAGACGAAAGATTGGAATACTTACAAGGAAGTTTACCCAATACAGAAAAACGTAGGGTCAACTTACCAGACTTATCTGGTAAACTCACAGAGGAACAATTACAAGCATTAGAATACTTTGTCCAAATTCGTTTTAACATTAAATTACCAGAAAAAAAGAAGGATAAAGAATGAAAATACCCTTTCCATTTTTAAAAATATCCTTACTTCTATTTTCTCTTTCCATATCGAGTTTGTATTCCCAACAAGCTTGGGCTCCTTATGAGAGGCAACTTTGGGTACGTCCCGTATTCATTCATTCTGAATATGACAGTGCTTTTCTTGCAGGTCAAAAGGCAAAATATGATGACAATGTGAGAATTTCAGTTGCGAATTTAGCTTTAGAATATGGAATCACAGATCGCCTAACAGCTGACCTAACGATAGGTTTTGGTAAACTAGGACGACATCGGATTTTTAATCGTTATTTAGGATTACAACAAACTCCAGAAGTCCCAGACAAATACGGTTTTATGGATACACGGTTTGGATTACGCTACAAACTAGTCGATGAGTTTGACTCAAAATACAGATGGATGCCAACTATTTCGTTACGAGTAGGCGGAATCAAACGAGGTGATTATGACCGGAATCCTCAATCCTTAGGAGATGGAGCGAGTGGCGGTGAGGTCAATTTGTATCTGGCAAAAGATTTTGGTGTTTGGGGAATGGGTGGACTTGGTGAATTGTCTTACCGGAAAAGAGAAAACCCTGTTCCAGATGATATCCTCTATTATTCAGCCCTTTACAAACGATTCTTTGAATCCTTATTCCTAACGATTGGTATGCGAGGACAAATTGGCCAAGGTGGTTATGCTTACGCTGATCCAAGGCAACAACCTCCATGGAATTTAGTTCGTTACCCTCAACCTAGTGTTTACGGCATCAATCCTTACGATGTTTATGTACAAAATGAACGACCTGCATGGGGAAGGAAAGAAGTCTTTCATAATGCAGAATTAGGATTTAGTTACGTAGATAGTTTTGGGAACTTCTACACTTTATTTTATTCAGAAACCATTGCAGGTTATAACACAGCAAAGTTACAAACTGTCGGCTTTGCCATCACTTTACCTTATAACTTATAAGAGGAAACAATGCGATATCCAAAATATAAACTACTGATTCTTTTTTTATTTGCTGTTCTAAGTTGCAAAGGCCAACCTGAGTATGCTTTTTTACCTCAGAACCTTAAAATTGACTTAACGCCCTTTCTTTTTAGAAACTATACTCCGTTAGAACTTGCGACTCTTTCCAATTCGGATTACAACCAGAACCAAAGTGGGCTGATTACAGGGACAAAACTTTCGAGGTTTTTATCCAATTGGTCAACAAACAAACCTAATTACGTTTTTGGAAATCTAATAGTATTTCAAATTCAGTCTTCAGGTTCAAGCGGAAGGTTTGTATTTTTTGATGGAAAACAAACATATGCATACCCTGTTTCGAATCTAAACGAATTGTTAACAGATACAAGAGATGATGGTGTTTTATCAGTTGATGGGATTGTAGGCAAAGGTAAAAAAATCTCTGATTTTTTTGCAATTTATGGAATTGATCCGGCGATTGATTATGTTGTATTTGCCCAAGACACTTCAAATTTATCAAATTTATCATCGGCTACTTTTGCCTACTATGCGTTATTGTATTGGGGATTCCCAAAGGAAAGGTTGGCAGTTCTCAATGGATCGATTGCAGATTTAACAGCTTCCAATACTCTTTTTACAACACCTTCATATAATTACGCGAATAGCAATAGAGCTGGTCTTACCAAAACTTTGTTACGTGATCATACATCGATACAACTCACGATTGGAGATCTCATTCACTCCATAAAGAATGGAAATTCTAATCTGGAAGAAGTAGATCCAGTCCCCGTTGAAGGTTATTACTTAATTGATGGCAGACCTAATGCAGCATTTACTGGAACAACTAACTCTACAGCATCAGGTTCAAAATACACAAATTGTACAACCAAAACAAATGCTAGTTTTGTTTCCAATTCCTGTGTAACGACGTATGAAGGGAGAGTGAAATCGGCAACAAATCTGGTTCCAACCGATTTATATGACGGAACTAGTTTTCAATTCAAGTCCTTTTTACAGCTAGGAACTTACTTAACTAACACTGGCTATATTGACCAGAAGTTAATCTATTTGTATGGGGAAGAAGGGATTCGCACTTCGGTTGTATGGTTTGTCTTACACCAGATCCTCGGAAAACCAACACGGTTTTATGAAGCAGGTTGGAAACAATTCGGTGCTTTAGGATTACGTTCACCAACTTCTGGTTCCAGTCCTAGTGCCATTACCCAACCTGCCTCCTATTGGAGGACAGACATTTCTGCACTTGCAGACGCCATTACCTCAAATGCTGACGCCAACGTACCAAATTACCAGTTAGACTTTACCAGACAATTTACAAAATCTTCGAATAAAATCAGATCCGAAGATAAGTTGTTTTTACGGGGAAGTAGTACAAGTGGGGGAACTAGTGGTGGGAGTGGTGCTCCCTCTGGTGGTGGAGGAAATGCTTGCGGTGGATAATCAATCGTAAATAACATTCTAAGAGATGAAGTTTCCTACTTTACAACTGACGATAATGTTTTGTGTTTCAATCAATTTCTTCAGTTGTAAAGAGAATTCATTTCATGTTGATCATTGGAAACATCCCTTACCTCTGTTAAATGGTTCAAACCAGGGGAAACAATTACAACTTTCCTCCATGGAATCCAATATGGATCCAAAACAATGTGCCCGTTGCCATGAAGACCAGTGGAAATCTTGGAAGAATAGTTTTCATGCGAAGTCCATTGGGAATGGACTGATCTGGCAAAAACAAGTATTAGATTCAAAGGAATTTAACAATTGTTTAAATTGCCATTCCCCTTTATTAGAAACTAAAGTTGAACTTTCCGGAACATTACGTACAAATGAAATCTTCCAATCCCAAAAACAACATTTCCCTGAAGGAATTTCGAATCCATCTATACAATGTGCAAGTTGCCATATCCGAAATCAAACATGGTATGGTCCTCCAAGAAAAACATTAAATCAAAATAAAACTGAAGATGATTTCTTTCCGCATAACGGATTTCAGGCGAAATCAGAATTTGAGAACTCACTTTTTTGTAAATCCTGTCATGAAAGTCCTAAGTATGGAGTGTTTTTGAATGGGAAACAACTGATGGAAGTCTACAAAGAATGGGAGAACTCATCATTTGCCAAACAAGATTTCCAATGCCAAAATTGCCATATGCCCAACAGGGAACATTCTTGGAAAGGAATTCATGATCCAGAATTTGTGAGAAAGTCTGTACAACCTTCTTGGAAACTGGAAAGGATATCCAATGGTGAAATTCGAATCTATGCAGAACTTAAATCTATCGCCGTTGGTCACAAATTCCCAACTTACTTGGTGCCAAAAGTTTATTTACGATTTTATACAATCGAGACAAACGGAAAAAAAACGTTAATCGAAGAATCCATCATTGGAAGGCTTGTCAATACGAATCTTTCAGAAGAATACTATGACACAAGAATAGCACCTAACGATAAACATACGATAGACTTTACATACAAATTGAACAATTTGAAGATAGAAAAAATAGAATGGGAAACTATAGTTGATCCAGATGAACACTATGTTCGCAGTTTTGAAGAAAGTTTAATTGAAAAGAGTGAATTTTTATCCAAGGAAACTAAAAAACAGTTAGAACTTTCTCTTTCCGAAAAAAGAGAAAGTCTATACAAATTGTTTACTTTGAGTTTACCAATGCCTGTTTTACTTCGACAATGATGTCATCTATGTGTTCCAGCCCCACAGAAACCCGAATGAGTCCGGGTTTTATCCCCACTGCCAACCTTTCCTCTTCCGTAAGTTTGGAATGTGTGGTTGTTGTAGGATGTGTCACAGTGGTTCTTGTATCTCCCAAATTAGCAGTTAAAGAAAACCATTTGAGTGCATCCAAGAATTTTTTAGCCCTTTCGACTCCACCTTTTATCACGAAGGAAACAATTCCTCCACCAGATCGCATTTGTTTTTTAGCAACCGCATAACCTGGGTCATTCGGCAAAAAAGGATACCTTACTAGTTCCACATCAGCTGATTCTTGTAAAAATGTGGCAAGTTTCATCGCATTTTCCGCATGGCGGTCCATTCGAACTGCCAATGTTTCCAAACTTTTTGATATGATCCAAGCATTCATAGGTGAGAGTGAAGGACCAGTGTTTCTTGCCATATACCGGATCGGTTGGATGAGTTCTTTTTTACCTAAAATCACACCAGCAATTACTCTACCTTGACCATCTAAGTATTTTGTTGCAGAATGGATCACAATGTCTGCTCCGAAGTCTGCAGGCCTTTGCACATAGGGAGAACAAAAACAATTGTCAACTATGAGAATGACTTTTTTCTTTTTGCATAAAGTGCCTACCCATTCCAAGTCAACGATATCAAGCCCTGGATTAGAAGGTGTTTCAATGTAAAGGATCTTGGTATTTTCTTTGATGGCCGATTCCCAGTCCTCTGGTTTATCCATGTCAACATAAGTTGTCGTTACACCAAACCGTGGTAAGATGTTCGCAAAAATTTGATGTGTAGATCCAAAAATTGCTCTTGCCGATACTATGTGATCCCCTGATTTTACAAGTCCAAAAATAGAGGTAAACACAGCAGACATTCCAGACGCAGTGGCGATTCCATCTTCTGTGTGCTCTAAGGCACATAATTTTTCGATAAGTTCGGTTGTATTGGGATTGGAAAACCGAGTGTATTGGTTTCCAGTTACCTCTTCCGCAAAAAGTGCCCTCGCATGTTCGGCATCATCAAATACAAAGCTGGATGTTAAAAATAAGGGGGTCGAATGTTCTTTTTCCCCAGTACGTTTCGTTTGGATGCGGATGGCTTCAGTTTCAAAATGTTCAAACATGTCTTCTACCAAACTTAGTGAAGAGCATACGAATTCATCATTTTTTTTGGAAAATATCTGCTATAGAATCGAATTTAGACTACTATAACAGAATTTCTATGAAATTTCAGCAATTTTTCCATCCACCATATGGATTCTCTGCCTGGCAATTGCCGCATAATCAGGGTCATGCGTTACAAACAGAATCGTAGTTCCATCTTCTTTGTTGATCCGTTTGAAGATCTCCATCACCTTGTCCCCGTTAGCTGTATCCAAATTTCCAGTGGGTTCATCGGCAAACAAAAACTTTGGTTTTTGGACAAGAGCACGTGCAATCGCTACCCTTTGCCCTTCACCACCTGACATTTGACTTGGGAACTTATCCTTACAATGGGAAACGGAAAAACTTTCCATCAAATGAAGAGCATAGTCTTCTACTAACTTTTGTTTCCCTGTTTTACGAGCGGGCATCGTAATATTTTCTAAGCCTGTTAATTCTGGTAATAAATAATGGAATTGGAAAACAAATCCAATGGATAGATTTCTAAGCTCATGAAGGGCTTTGCTATCCATTTGCAATAAAGAATTACCACCAAGTTTCACATCACCACTTGTTGGAAAATCAAGTCCACTCACGATATACAAAAGTGTTGACTTACCGGAACCAGACTTTCCTGTGAGGGCAACAAAATCACCTTCTTTGATCTGTAAAGATACATCTTGTAAGACAACTTGAGGGGGTTCTCCAAATGATTTAAAAATTTGGTTGGCTTCTATACCCAAATTCATGTAGCACCTCTGATGATGTCAACTGGAGACAAACGACTTGCCATACGAGCTGGAATATAACTGGCAATTGATGCACTAAGAACTGCAATTGAAAAACCTTTTACATAAATCATCACATCCCAAGAAATCATCATTGTTTTCATGAGTGCTTTAGAGTTTTGTTTTGGATCTCCAATAGGAATTCCATCTATATAATAACATCCAAGAATACCTACAAAAATTCCTAGAATGGCACCCAATGTTCCTAAAAATAGTCCTTGAAAAATAAACAATTGGATTGTATCCTTTTCATCGAAACCAATGGACCGTAAAATCGCAACTTCCTTCTTTTTTTGGTTCACCACCATATTGAGTATGTTATAAATTCCAAAGGCAACAACAAGGATGATCGTAAAGGTTGTTGAGTTTCTTACAATATCTTGAGTCCGAAACACTTGTAAGATACTAGCGTTCACTTCGTCCCAACTTTCAACCTTATCTTTGCTAAAGTATCTCCAGTCTTCAGCAATTTCTTTTGCCATACGAATGTCTTTAATTTTGACAATGATCTGTGAAATTTCACCACTGGACTTTGTAATACTTTGAACAGAGGATAAGGAAGAATAAACTGTCACTTCATCTATCATACGATTTCCCGTACTTAATATACCGACGATTTTGATCGGGATGAGATCTGTTCCTGGGATATATACAAAAATGGTATCATCTACTTTGGCACCGAGTTTATTCAGAACCCCTTCACCCGCAATGGCAAGGGAAGTTCCTCGTGATAGGTCAGCTAATTTTCCTTCGACAATGTAATCACTGAGATTCGTCACTTTAGGTTGGATATTTGGATCCACACCCACAAACCTAGCAGGAGCCGTTGATTTTCCGTTCACAAAAATGACTTCTTTTGTGAGTTGAGGAGCATAGGATATCACCCTATGGTCATTGGACAATTTATCCATCCACCCAAGAACATTCGTTAATCGTGAGTTATCGGTTCTACCAGAAGGAGGAGAAAGCCATCTAACTTCTTTTCCTTGGAAGAACACATCATCGAACGTACGTTCGGTGATTAGCTCATCTTTCGGAGAAATTTTGATTTGACCATCAGAATTCACAAGTTGGTCAGTAATGACTGCTTGGAAACCAAGCATAATTCCAGAAAATACAATATATCCAGCTGTCCCAAGTACAATCCCAATTAGCGTTAAAATCGATTGTTGGGGTCTCGAAAAGATTTGTCGGATCGCAAGGAATAACATCTAATTTTTGACTAGGACCTCATCCCCTTCGATTAAATCCCCTTGTATGAGTTCACCAAACTCTGAATTAATGGCACCAATTCGAATTTCGATTTTTTCACGTTTCCCATTTCGATAACGTGTGAGTTTCCCTCTTTCCACAGAGACTAAAGGTACAAGGATCACATTGTCTTTGGAAGAAACTTCAATGGCAACATCTGTTGTCATATCAGGTAAAATTCCTTGGGGCAATTCATGTGGTCCTATCCTCACGAGAAACTGGCCGTTTGATGGATAAATTCGTTCTACTTCCCCTTTATAAACATTCCCTCGGATGGATTCAAAACTGAGTTGGGCATGTTGCCCAGGTTTCACTCGTAATGCTGATTCTTGGTCGAGGGAAACAGAGATGTACACCTCTTTTAGGTTTTGGATTTCCAAAATGGGTAACCCAGGCATAGCCGTTTCGTTTTTGGCAATGCTGAGTTTGGTAACAGTGCCTGTAATCGGGGAACGGAAGGTAATTCCCGAATCATTCACTAAGAGTGGATCTCCCTTTTTGACTGATTGTCCTTCTTCCACATAAATTTCTCGGACAGATGCCGCGATTCCAAATTTTAAGATAAAACTATCAACCGGTTTCACAGTTCCTAGTGCATAGACAGCTTCCACTAACGAACCTTTTTTGATGACAAGCAAATTGGACTTCGAACCCCGAAAGACAATGACAAGGATCAAAATTAGAATGATTACAATGAAGGATACGAACCCGTAGAGTTTTTTACGATTCATGATGACCCCATCATGATCACTTCGTTTGATTTGGAAATCTTTTTTCTTTTGAATTAACGAGCAAAGGTAAAGAGAAATTCACCTTCTTTGTCTTTGGCGGGGAAATATTCTTCGCACCTAACATCAACAAACTGCCCTTTTTGTAAGGTATCAATAGGGAATGTTTCAGGAAGACGTCCTTTTAAATAATGATCCGTCACAAGCCTTCCATCGTTTTCCAATATGGCTTCAAAGGTTTTCCCGATGGCAGATTTTGCATAAACTTCGTGTAGTTGGGAGCTGAGCGCCATAAGATCTAATACTCTGCGTTTTTTTTCATCCCCAGGGATAGGATCACCCAAACTTTCGGCGGAGGTTCCTTTGCGAACAGAATACGGGAATACGTGTAATTTGGCAAACCCAAGCTCAACTAACAATCGCTTGGTTTCTCGGAATTCCACTTCTGTTTCTGAAGGGAAACCTACAATCACATCTGTTCCTAAAAACAAATTGGGTAGTTTTGATTTTGCAAGTTCAATACGTGTACGAAACGCATCAGGGTGGTAGGTTCGTCGCATATCTTTTAAGATTTTTCGACTACCACTTTGGATGGGAACATGTAAAAATTTACAAAACCTTGGGTGTTGCATTAAATCAAGTAACCCAGAGCCAACATCAGGAGGCTCAATGGAGGACAAACGAATCCTTGAGTATTCTAATACTTTTAAGATATCTTCCACTAAGTTCAGAAACCCTTTTTCTCCGTTTTCCAATCGGTACCAACCCAAATTAACGCCCGTTAATTGAATTTCACCCACTCCATTGTCTTGTAAGTATTTAACTTGGTCTATAATGTCCCCGTAGTTTCGACTGACCCCAAGTCCTCTTGCCGCAGGAATTTTGCAATAAGAACACTTTCGATTACAACCATCTTGGATTTTTAGATAGGCTCTAGTATGTCCTTCCGGTAATACGTCTGAGTAAGAAAAACGATCTAAGTTAGGTGGTTGTGAGTAGGATTTGCCTTCCCAATCTGCTAAGATTTGGTAAGGCAAACTGCTTTTTTCGGTATTCCCAAAAACTCCAAACACCCCAGGGATATTTTGTAAAACTTCTTTGTCGGTCTCCGCATAACAGCCAGTCACATATACTTTTGCACCAGGATTTGTGCGAATGGCATTACGGATGATGTTTCGATTTTTGACATCAGCTTTGTTTGTTACGGTACATGTGTTTACAACGATGTACTCTGCGTTTTCATCTGCTGTAGCGAGGGTAAACCCTTTGTCTTTTAGGACGGAGTACATTCCATCTGTCTCAAAAAAATTGAGACGGCAACCGAGTGTATGGAACTTAATTTTCACAGGGCTGCGAGTGCGGTAATCCTTTTCGAATTTTCTTTAATGGTATTACTTTCTCCATTGAGAGAGGATGCCTTTTCGATACATGTTTTGGCTTCTTCCAAAAAGGTATTGGCCTGATTTTTTTTGCCCAATTTTTTATTCGTTCTATATAGTGATTCTTGAACGAGTGCTAGGTTATTCCAAATTTCTGCAGAGTTTTGGTTGATACTAGATGCCCAACGTAAACTCATATCAGCCTTGTCATAATTTTTTAATTGGTAATAAATTTTACCTTCTAACTCTAACATACGAACATCACTCGGACTTCCGGCTTTTGCTTTTTCAATTTGGGAAAGAGCAGTTTTGGAAGCTCCCTTTTCAGAGAGTGCCAATGCATAATAATAACGAATCTCTGGATTTTGTGGGTACATGGGGATGGCTTTTTCAGCCAACTCAATCGCAGGTTTCCATTTTTTGTGTCGAGTTAATATGGCAAGGCTTCCTTGGAGGAGGTCTTCATCATCTGGTTTTCGTTTTCTTGCTTCCAACATATTTTTGTAGGAATTATCAAAGTCGTTTAACTTATCATAATTGTAAGCAAGTAAGGCAAAAAATTCGTAAGATGACTTACCATCCGCAAGTAGGCTTTTTACGAGTTCGATTGATTTAGAATAGTTTTTAGTTTTGTATTCATCCACCGCTTGGAAATAAGCAGAACCAACTTGTTCCTTCTCTTGCGCATACAATGTGGATACAAGTAGACAAATAACAGCAGTGATGTGAAAAAAATGTTTCATAGTAAATCCGAGGGAACCGTAATGGAGTTCAAATTGACCGTATCGATCCTGGAATGGTATGGTTCAATAGGGTCCAGGTATAGGAAAACGCTTCCCCCTTTGGAAAGCAAGTAATGTTCGATATGTTCTTCTGTAATGATTTCCATATCCCCTACATAAAGAATTGGATTTTCCCCAGGGCCCAGGTGCAGATGGAATTCTTCAGTAGGTAAAAAATCGGATAAATTCAGATACCCTGAACCATAATACAAACCCGATTGGAAGTAGTATTTGTAATGAACTTTGACTTCAGGTAGGATTAAATTCGGCCGGATGTATCCGAGTTCGATTCGTTCTATCGTCCCAACAGTGCGAATTTTACGTAGTTGGAACCAAATTTTACGAATGAAAAAGTAAGAAAACAGGAAGACGAGGGGAATGAGAATTGCCATTTCCGTTCGCCTTCCTTCTCACTCTCTAAACGAGAGCTAAGTCTTTTTCCTCAGTGTTTGGAGAAGAACCGTCATCTTTTTTCGGGACTTCTTTGTAGTCGGACCAAGGAGTTTCGGAATATACAAGTTTCCCTTCTGCCATATCTACCAATATTTTGGTAGGGTTGTCATACACCCCTTTTAGAGACTGCACTGCCATATAATCTTCCAACTCTCTTTGGAACACACGTCTGAGAGGACGTGCCCCATAGTTTTGGTCGTATCCGATGGTAGCAAAATGTTCTTTTGCACCTTGTGATAGTTCCACTAGAACTTTTTTCTCCGTCAAACGTTTGTTAAAATCCTTCAACATGATATCAACAATGCTAACGATTTCTTCTTTTTTGAGAGGAGCAAAGTATACGACTTCATCTACACGGTTGAGAAACTCAGGATTGAAATGTTTTTTCAATTGTTCTCTAGCTTGTTCTGCTTTGTAAGTTTCTCTTTCTTCCGCAAAATCTTCAAAACCCAATCGTCCACCTTTGGAAATTTCCTTAGCGGCAA encodes the following:
- a CDS encoding rhodanese; translated protein: MRYPKYKLLILFLFAVLSCKGQPEYAFLPQNLKIDLTPFLFRNYTPLELATLSNSDYNQNQSGLITGTKLSRFLSNWSTNKPNYVFGNLIVFQIQSSGSSGRFVFFDGKQTYAYPVSNLNELLTDTRDDGVLSVDGIVGKGKKISDFFAIYGIDPAIDYVVFAQDTSNLSNLSSATFAYYALLYWGFPKERLAVLNGSIADLTASNTLFTTPSYNYANSNRAGLTKTLLRDHTSIQLTIGDLIHSIKNGNSNLEEVDPVPVEGYYLIDGRPNAAFTGTTNSTASGSKYTNCTTKTNASFVSNSCVTTYEGRVKSATNLVPTDLYDGTSFQFKSFLQLGTYLTNTGYIDQKLIYLYGEEGIRTSVVWFVLHQILGKPTRFYEAGWKQFGALGLRSPTSGSSPSAITQPASYWRTDISALADAITSNADANVPNYQLDFTRQFTKSSNKIRSEDKLFLRGSSTSGGTSGGSGAPSGGGGNACGG
- a CDS encoding cytochrome c family protein; protein product: MDPKQCARCHEDQWKSWKNSFHAKSIGNGLIWQKQVLDSKEFNNCLNCHSPLLETKVELSGTLRTNEIFQSQKQHFPEGISNPSIQCASCHIRNQTWYGPPRKTLNQNKTEDDFFPHNGFQAKSEFENSLFCKSCHESPKYGVFLNGKQLMEVYKEWENSSFAKQDFQCQNCHMPNREHSWKGIHDPEFVRKSVQPSWKLERISNGEIRIYAELKSIAVGHKFPTYLVPKVYLRFYTIETNGKKTLIEESIIGRLVNTNLSEEYYDTRIAPNDKHTIDFTYKLNNLKIEKIEWETIVDPDEHYVRSFEESLIEKSEFLSKETKKQLELSLSEKRESLYKLFTLSLPMPVLLRQ
- a CDS encoding trans-sulfuration enzyme family protein, whose amino-acid sequence is MFEHFETEAIRIQTKRTGEKEHSTPLFLTSSFVFDDAEHARALFAEEVTGNQYTRFSNPNTTELIEKLCALEHTEDGIATASGMSAVFTSIFGLVKSGDHIVSARAIFGSTHQIFANILPRFGVTTTYVDMDKPEDWESAIKENTKILYIETPSNPGLDIVDLEWVGTLCKKKKVILIVDNCFCSPYVQRPADFGADIVIHSATKYLDGQGRVIAGVILGKKELIQPIRYMARNTGPSLSPMNAWIISKSLETLAVRMDRHAENAMKLATFLQESADVELVRYPFLPNDPGYAVAKKQMRSGGGIVSFVIKGGVERAKKFLDALKWFSLTANLGDTRTTVTHPTTTTHSKLTEEERLAVGIKPGLIRVSVGLEHIDDIIVEVKQALVNSK
- a CDS encoding ABC transporter ATP-binding protein, with the protein product MNLGIEANQIFKSFGEPPQVVLQDVSLQIKEGDFVALTGKSGSGKSTLLYIVSGLDFPTSGDVKLGGNSLLQMDSKALHELRNLSIGFVFQFHYLLPELTGLENITMPARKTGKQKLVEDYALHLMESFSVSHCKDKFPSQMSGGEGQRVAIARALVQKPKFLFADEPTGNLDTANGDKVMEIFKRINKEDGTTILFVTHDPDYAAIARQRIHMVDGKIAEIS
- a CDS encoding ABC transporter permease, coding for MLFLAIRQIFSRPQQSILTLIGIVLGTAGYIVFSGIMLGFQAVITDQLVNSDGQIKISPKDELITERTFDDVFFQGKEVRWLSPPSGRTDNSRLTNVLGWMDKLSNDHRVISYAPQLTKEVIFVNGKSTAPARFVGVDPNIQPKVTNLSDYIVEGKLADLSRGTSLAIAGEGVLNKLGAKVDDTIFVYIPGTDLIPIKIVGILSTGNRMIDEVTVYSSLSSVQSITKSSGEISQIIVKIKDIRMAKEIAEDWRYFSKDKVESWDEVNASILQVFRTQDIVRNSTTFTIILVVAFGIYNILNMVVNQKKKEVAILRSIGFDEKDTIQLFIFQGLFLGTLGAILGIFVGILGCYYIDGIPIGDPKQNSKALMKTMMISWDVMIYVKGFSIAVLSASIASYIPARMASRLSPVDIIRGAT
- a CDS encoding efflux RND transporter periplasmic adaptor subunit, with the protein product MNRKKLYGFVSFIVIILILILVIVFRGSKSNLLVIKKGSLVEAVYALGTVKPVDSFILKFGIAASVREIYVEEGQSVKKGDPLLVNDSGITFRSPITGTVTKLSIAKNETAMPGLPILEIQNLKEVYISVSLDQESALRVKPGQHAQLSFESIRGNVYKGEVERIYPSNGQFLVRIGPHELPQGILPDMTTDVAIEVSSKDNVILVPLVSVERGKLTRYRNGKREKIEIRIGAINSEFGELIQGDLIEGDEVLVKN
- the mtaB gene encoding tRNA (N(6)-L-threonylcarbamoyladenosine(37)-C(2))-methylthiotransferase MtaB translates to MKIKFHTLGCRLNFFETDGMYSVLKDKGFTLATADENAEYIVVNTCTVTNKADVKNRNIIRNAIRTNPGAKVYVTGCYAETDKEVLQNIPGVFGVFGNTEKSSLPYQILADWEGKSYSQPPNLDRFSYSDVLPEGHTRAYLKIQDGCNRKCSYCKIPAARGLGVSRNYGDIIDQVKYLQDNGVGEIQLTGVNLGWYRLENGEKGFLNLVEDILKVLEYSRIRLSSIEPPDVGSGLLDLMQHPRFCKFLHVPIQSGSRKILKDMRRTYHPDAFRTRIELAKSKLPNLFLGTDVIVGFPSETEVEFRETKRLLVELGFAKLHVFPYSVRKGTSAESLGDPIPGDEKKRRVLDLMALSSQLHEVYAKSAIGKTFEAILENDGRLVTDHYLKGRLPETFPIDTLQKGQFVDVRCEEYFPAKDKEGEFLFTFAR
- a CDS encoding tetratricopeptide repeat protein; this translates as MKHFFHITAVICLLVSTLYAQEKEQVGSAYFQAVDEYKTKNYSKSIELVKSLLADGKSSYEFFALLAYNYDKLNDFDNSYKNMLEARKRKPDDEDLLQGSLAILTRHKKWKPAIELAEKAIPMYPQNPEIRYYYALALSEKGASKTALSQIEKAKAGSPSDVRMLELEGKIYYQLKNYDKADMSLRWASSINQNSAEIWNNLALVQESLYRTNKKLGKKNQANTFLEEAKTCIEKASSLNGESNTIKENSKRITALAAL